TCTGAGACGACCATGTGAAGAAGCTCAGTTTAGCCACATAGAGCAGAGAGGAACTATTCTAGCTGAGGATTCCTAAACCTTCTAGTCAAGAGCCAGTATCAatcaccagacatgtgagtgaggccatctTAGGACCCAGCTCTAGTTCAAGGTGCCAGATGATATAGTCACATAAGTGACCTCACACAGCACTAGCAAGTGAATTGCTTAGCTGAGTCCAACCCAAATCATGACAGGGAGCTGTGATAGAATAAAATGGTTATTCTTTTAAGTCACTcaattttggggtggtttgttacagaTCAATAAAGAACTAAGACACCTTGATGTTATGTCTAATAGTTTCtagattcttttgatttttctatgtagaaaatcatataatctaaatataatggcatttttggctttttatttctcatctttatacacttttgtttctttttcttgctttaccAGCATGATGTTGAATACAAGGAGTGATTGTAGGTATCTTTGTTTACTTCTTCATTCTAAAAGGAACACTTACAATGTTTCACCATTAAGAATGAAGTCTGCTGATGGTCTTTTAGACACTACTTACCAGGttttaagtttccttttatttcttttttgctgagggcTTTGGACCATGATTATGTACCAAATTCTACAGTTTGTTTTTGGCATTTTTTTGAGATAGTTTGTCTCCTTTAATCTGCTAATGTGGTGAATAACATttatgaattttctaattttaaattattcttgcTTTCCTGGCATAAATGCAGTTTGGTCATGGTGTGTATCCCTTTTACACATTCCCGGAttcatttgcttatattttgtttagatatttgcatctatgttcatgagattGACCcgtaatttttttccctcatacTTTCCCTGTCTCATTTTGATATCAGGATTTCACTGGTCTCATAAGGTAAGTTCAAGAGTATGCATTCTGtatctattttctggaagagtttgtctAAGATAGGAATTATctgttccttgaatgtttggtagaactcgcCTATAAAAGCATTTGAGCTGATATTTGCTTTGTAGggaagattttaatttcttttcctaattcagtttctttaaaggtTACAAGACTATTCAggttttatagttctttttgaGTTGGTTTTGTTAAGATAAatttttctaggatttttttccattttgcctaagttgtcaaattaatttttttcgtTTTGTCCTCTTATTCTTTTCTATCTATACTGGATcagtatttattttctcttttatttataatgtcatttatgtgtcttttctctttttccttgatcaATCTCACCAGAGATTACTTTCTAAATAATCTTTTCAGAGAACTAACTTTTGATTTAGTTGATCCTCtgtgctatatttttatttctctatttcactAACTTCTACTGTCCTCTCTattattcatatcttctttggcTTTGGTTGGTTATTCCTTTTCTAACGATTTGAGTCGGAtgctttcctcttttgttttggaTGAGGGGTTATTtttcctcccccatccctccccccttctctttaaagattgactctgagctaacatctgttgacaatcttttttaattttttattgttttaatttcttttcttcttctccccaaagccccccagtacacagttgtatattctagttgtgggtccttctagtgctgctgtgtgggacgccgcctcagcatggcttgatgagcggtgctaggtccgagcccagaatccaaacgggtgaaacactgagctgtggaagcagagtgtgcaaacttagccactcggccacagggccagcccagatgctttcctctttaattttcagcctttctcctttttaatgtaagcatttaaggccataaactttcctcttagtcACATTTTTGCTGCATCTTACAGGTTTTGATATataggattttattatttttggatttCAAAAAAACCCTTATTTTTTAGAACTGTTTTAGGTTTATAGGAAAAtcgagaggaaggtacagagatttctcatataacCCCTTCTCCTACGCATGTACAGCCTCCTCCATCaacaacatccctcaccagagtggtacatttgttacaccTGCTAaagctacattgacacatcataatcacccaaagtccatagtttacgcTAGGGTTCACTCGTGATGTTGTACATTCCaagagtttggacaaatgtataataatatgtgtccatcattatagtaccatacagaatattttcactgccctaaaaatcctctgtgctctgcctgttcacctctctcctcccctcaagccccggaaaccactgatctttttacaatctctattgttttgccttttccagagcgtcagatagttgaaatcatacagtacctagccttttcagattgagatctttcacttagtaatatgtatttaaggttctTCCCTGTCTTTTCGTGGTTtgattgctcttttctttttagtgttgaataatattccattgtctggatgtactacagtttattattttttttccagttttattgagatataattgacacataacattgtgtaagttaagtttaaggtgtacaacatgttgatttgatacatttatgaatttcaaaatgattacCATCATAGCATTAGGTACTTCTTCCATCCcatcacatagttaccatttctttttattggtgagaacatttaagatctactctcttagtaacatTCAAGTTTATGATACATGTTATTAgttataatcaccatgctgtacattagatcaaCAACCAACTTGTTgatcttacaactggaagtttgtaccctctgaccaacatctcctcactTTCCTCTCAACCCCTGGTAACTAgcctctactctctgtttctctgagtttgtctTTTTAAGGTTTCATATATAAGtggtatcatacagtatttgtctttctctgtctgatgtttttcacttagacccttaaggtccatccaagttgtcacaaacagaattttcttctttctcatggctgaataatattccattgtatataaatataccacatcttctttatccactcatctttTGATGCATGAATATGGGAACTTATGTTGTtctcatatcttggctattgtgagtagcactgcaatgaacatgggagtgcagatatctctatgagatcctgatttcaattcctttagaTCTaaacccagaaatggaattgctgaatcatatggtagttctatatttaattttttgaagagccTCCATAACGTTTTCCTTAGTGGTTATACtgatttgcattcccaccatagTGCActggggttcccttttctccacaccctcaacaacacttattatctcttgtctttttgatgatagctattctaacagaagtgagatgatatctcattctggttttgatttgcatttccctgatgattagtaccACAGTtaatttatccactcatctaGTGAAGGACATCctggctgcttccaagttttgccaATTATGAGTAGAGCTGCTGTAAAcgtgtgtgcaggtttttgtgttgacacaagttttcaactttttggagtaaataccaaggagtgtgattgctggatgatatagtaagagcatgtttagttttgttagaaaccaccatactgtcttccaaattggttgtactattttgcattcccatgagCAACGAATcagagttcttgttgctccacatccttatcaGCATTTAgtggtgtcagtgttttggattttggccattctaataggtgtatagtggcatttcattgttgttttaatttacatttccctaatgacatgatgtggagtatcttttcatatgcttagtatctgtatatcttctttggtgaggtgtctgttcaggtgttttgcccatttttaaattgggttatttgttttcttgttgttgagttttaagagctctttgtatattttggataatagtcctttatcagttatatcttttgcaaatattttcttccagtctgtggcttatcttcttattctcttgacattttccttcagagagcagaagttttcattttaatgaagtccagcttataaTTATATCTTTCAtagattgtgcctttggtgttgtatcttaAAAGTCATTGCCATATCCAAGGTCATCaatgttttctcctgttatcttctaggagttttatagttctgtgtagatttaagttttaaaatgttcatcATAATTTCTTCCTTGATGCATGAGTtattaagaaatatgtttttaaatagacGAATGAATGAAGTTTTATATGACTTTTCACTATTGACTTCCAATTCaatttgtggtcagagaatgtagTCTGTATGATACTAATTCTTCAAAATTTATCGAGGCTTACTTATTGAGGCTTAAGCACTTTTGAGCTTACGGTcaatttttggaaattatttcatatgttcctcagaagaatatgtattctttaaTTGGTGtagacttttatatattttcaaaaaacaagCTTGTATgttaaactattaaaattttagcTATGTTTTTAAGTCTCTTTGATCATTTAGTAATTGAGAGAGGTGGGTTGACATCTTCTATGCAAAAATAGATTTATAATTTCTCTCTGTAACACTGTCAATTTTTACCTCATGAATTTTGAAGTTAATTAATCAGATACACACAATTCAACTTTAACTTTTTTGGTGAAAAGAATCTTTTAATATTATGTGGTTACCCTCTGTAGCAGACATTATTGGGACCCCCTTTATAACTCCTCAGAATTCACATCTCTCTACACTGAAGGCTGCTTTCTGTGAATACCTGCCACTCTGTTTGGGGACCATATTTGGATACATGCAGGCAAGCTGGATGTACTGGAGTTAAGGCCCTAGGAGAGCCCTAAATAACGATGGATGGGGATTTGGTGGATCGAtaactcagtttccttgtctctcACTTGGGATTATCCTAAAGTCTGTTTAACACTGTCTCCCAGGGTTTCCCATAGGATTGAGCTATGTAATCCCACAGTATTAACTGGTTTGATAACAAATCCTTTATCGGCTTTGATCTCTTTCCTGATCCACATCCTTACTGCTCTACTGGTGTTTCctgaaataaattatttgcaCTCAAACTCAAGATACCTTACTTATTCCTAATAATAAAGGAGGCCATCGATGTAATTGAGATTCTTTTTGGGAGTCAAGGGCATACTAGTAATAATAATGCTGGGATAACAGGAGTAAGCCAGGACCGTCTCAGGCAAACAGGATGTAAAGCTATCCTACTAATTAGGCCTTATGTCCTAAAGTCCATTTGTCTTATGTTAATAGTTGCTCCAGCTTCCTTTTGCTTACTATTTGCATGTTTTATCTTTACATTACTTTACTATTAACTTTTCCAAATCTTTGTTTTGGGTGTATTTCATTTAAATAGCATAtagctggatttttaaaaatataatccaaCAGATTGTATTTTAACTCATGAATTTAGgccattataatttatttataatctaTAATTTAGCCTTGCTTCTACTGTCTTATTTTTGGCTTTCTATTGTCCCActtttctatgtttctttttaaaaaaaaatggattgggtttgtgtttatgtgtttccttattctatttctccctttattggTTTGGAACTAATACCAATTCTCTCATtctattcttttagtggttactctGATAATGTTTCCTTGAATGCTTAATAAAATCTGAAGTTAATATCCTTATcatcttcccctccccaaagAATTCAAGGACCTTGGAATAGTTTAATTCTGAAAACTCTCCTCCTattgttttcttgtattttatctgtCAGGTTTTGGAAACCACAAATTACAtatcattattgtcattttataagGCATTATTTAGATTTGCCTACCTATCTCAAACCCTTCTTGTGGAATAATTTTTCCTCTACCTAAAATACGTCTTTTAGGAGTTCTTTTAGTAGTGGTAAActgtagtttttgtttatctgataATATCTTGATTTTACCTTCATATTTGGAAGATTGCTTTGATAGGTACAGTATTCTGGGTTAATAGTTATTTTTGCTCaatattttgaagatattattccaCTTTCTCAAGATTTCCATTATTACTGTTGTCTAAATGTGTAAgatccatctttttttctctgagtgCTTTTAATACCTCTTAATCTCGTGTATCCTCCAGTTTTACCAGTTTTATGTAGGTGTGACATTGTTTTATATATCTTGTATGTTAACCTTCCTATATCTGTGTATTTATGTTTGTTATGAGTTCTACAAAAATTTCAGTCATTACTCTTAAAATATTGCCTCTCCTTCATCTCTCTAGTCTCCCCTTTGAGCTCTGGATGAAACATGGCTTAGACCTTTTCATTCTACATGCCATATCCCTTAATCTCTTTTTCGTATTTTTCATCTCCTTGTCTGTCTGTGCCTTATTCTAAAAAATCTCTTCAGATACATCTTCCAAATAACTAACTCTCTTCAGCTATATTTAATGTGCTGTTTAactctttcttttacatttttgtttcaataaattacattttgATTGAAAAgttctattttgttccttttcaaatttggtcacttttgctagtcttttgttgcttgttcatttttgtaattttgtcttttatttcttcaagcttttcataattattttatattttatatctgaCAATTTCAATGTCTGAAAGCCTTGGGGGTCTAAATCTATTGCTTCTTTTATCTGCTGACTCTCATTCACggttatttatttccttctgtgtTTAATGACCTTTCGTTGTCAACGCATCTTTGGTTAGTCTTAATCTCAGACTTAGTCTCAGGTTCAGCTTCCCACCTTGCCACTGGCCCCAGTCTAGTCTTCTATACAGTGCGGATAGAAGCATTTGCCTCTGGGTAATCACTGTTCTCTGAGTGCTAAGTAGTCTGGACTCACCTACACTTCCAAACTTTTAGACATGCTgccccttctgcctggaatatgtgtcttttcatccttttttttcacttgattaACTAACTAATCTTTCTAAGACTAAGTTCAGGCCTGTTCTCCTCCAAGATACCTTTGCTGACAACTCTTAATCTGGGTTAGATGTCCCTCTTACTTGCTCCCAGAGTACCCTGTATCTACCTCTGTCATTGTATTTTCCACACTGAGTTGTAATAATCTGCTTATGTGTCTGTCTTCCCCCATGAAGCTGTCTTCTGGGAGAGGTCATGGCATAGTTACGCTGTTTCCCCTGTGTCTAGCACAGGGCTTGGGCCATGGTAggttaacaaatgtttgttgaataaatggaagaacacttgaaagaatgaatgaatgattggatGAGTGAGTGATGATTTGGGAGTGGACAATTTGGGGTTTGCAAAGAGGGTGAAGGATGGTgaaggaagatgagaagaaaagagaaaagggcaaTGACTGGTATTTTTAAGCTGTTTGTTTTGTTCTCCTTGCTCAAGTGGAATAAAGTTGCCATTTCATTTCATCAAAAGTTTATTGAGCATCCAGTATGTGCTAAGCACTCTGCTAGATGCTAGTAATACAAAGATGAAgatcaaaaccaaaccaaaccactTCCTTACTTatccccacccccccgcccccaccccgccatTTAAGGCAGATTTGGCTTAAACCTGGGAAGCTGGCCCCTCAGGGATTCAGCAGCAGGGTATGGAGTACTGCATGCTCTCATCTCACCTTAACCTTCACTCCTGCCTCTCAAGGTTGACCACCACGTACCCCTTCTCCTACCTGCCTGAGCAACTTTCCCCTGCACACATTATCTCATTCTGGCTGAGGCACCTGGGAAGGCTAGGGGAGGGGTTCTGGCTAACTAAAAGGACCTGCAAAAGCAAACTTGCCCAAAAGAACCTGGAGAGGTGCGCAGGGACAGGGAACTGGGAGGGTCCTGCTGTCCAGGCAAGTGTGGGGGAGCCAACTAGAGATGTTGTTGCCCTTGGGGCTGTGACAAAACTTCCCCTGTGTGGAGTGGTGGGGAACAGGGGCCTTGGGAGTTGCTCTGTGGGATGGTGGAGGGTCAGAGCTGGAGCTTAGGAGGTTGGGGAGGTGCCAGGGATGCAAGGACCCCTAGAGGCATCAGGGAGGAGAGGACAGAACACACAGAGGACCTCCTTCTCTTCCAGATTTTTAATTGCCCTCTCTCCTCACACAGTAGATTATTGTCTCTCCTATGAACTGGTCAAGAGGCGGGGGCATGGGCATGGCCTGGCTACACAGTGACCCAACCTCTCTGTATTCTGACGTTTGTGTGATTAGGGAGTCTGCTCCTGTCCTGTCTCCTGGGATGCGAGCAtctgggggcagggcaggtgggagACGGGAGGTCAAGGGTTGGCTCAAGTCCGCCCTGACATGCCCGGGGACAAtaagcctcctcctcctcccaccattTCTCTTACAGCAGGAGAAGGCCCAACAACCTTTCTGGGGATAATGATTGTTTGAAAGGCTTGTTTAAAGAAGCCAGGGAGAAGGCATAAGTGTGAGGGGTTAAAAAACAGTTCTTCACATGATCCAGCTTTCCGGGCCAGGAAGTGAGTGAGACCCCCTTCTTTATAGGAATAGAAACGGGAAGAATGCTTGGCACGCTGCTAAGGGAGGCTCTGGGAGAAGGTCAAGCACTGGAGGCTTGAGTCCTTTGCCCTTGCTAGGGCCCAGGTCAGGGGGACATCAACCTACTTCAGCTCCTTCCTCACCAGCTGGTAGGTGCCCAGGTACCAGGTGCCCAGAGAAGGGTCCCCCAGGGCACTGCCTTCACAGCGATTCCTCCGATGCCCACAACAGCCCCTGCACACTCAGTAACCGGCCTCTGACTTCCCCTTAGTGTGTGACAGTTGTGCGTTTTGGGCAAGTGGCCTCAAATCTGGGACGGCCAAAAAAAGTGCCCCAGGAACCAGGAGTTCGTTCGGAGGGAAGGGAAGTGGGTGAGAAGCATGAGAACTCCCTAGGAAGGGCACAGGATAGTCACAGGGGTTAGGTTACTGATGTTAGTTTCCATAAGATCCTTGGGGGATTGGGCCGGAAATTTAATAATCTCTATGGTCCTAAGAGGGCACAAGCCATACCCGCCGAGGACACAGCCAGTGAACCCGCAGCAAACGCGATTCGGTTTCATCACCAGATCCACTCTCGGCCGCCCCGCAGCGACCACCCATCCGCGCGCGCTCGCATTCGTCCACACGCGAGACCCGCGCGCCCCCGCGGGGACCTCCAGTCGCCCCTCGCAGGCGGCGGCCCAGCTACCCGGCCCTCCCCCGGCCGCGGGCTGCAGGGCGCGAGCGCCTCCCGGGGGCTCCGAGACGGCTCAGGCGCTGAtctccaccgggccggcctcgTCTTGCTCGCGGATCAGGTGCACGCCGGCAGTCCGCAGTGTGCGCGAGGCGCTGCGCGAGCGGCCGGGCGAGCCTGGGGCCCGGGGCGGCGACGTGTGCGTCCGACCGGTGGCGGGGGAGCGCGCTGGGGACCGCGGGTAGCGGCGGGCGGAGCGGATGGGCAGCCCCGGAGAGCGGCCGGGTACTGCCGGCGACACGGAGTAGCCTGGCGGGCCGGGCTCTGTCGCGCTCCGATCTCGAGACTCGGGCGTGGGGTTCTCGTCGGGCTCTGGAGAGTCCTGCAAGGACACGCACCGCAGGGATCAGCGAGAGGACAGCCAGCGGGTCTGGGAGCGCGCCTGGTGTTCGAGGGCGCTGGGAATACTCAGGTGAAGGAGACACAGTTCCCTCCCAACTCCCACCTCTTGGAAGGCCGCAGTCACAGGTGGTTTTCGGAGCAACACATGacacttagcatggtgcctggcacataacgtTATGCTTACATAATGAGCATAatgaggtgctcagtaaatgttgaaaTGCATTAGCGTGAGTGCTTTGTCCCCTTATTCTCTCTTTCCACCTGCCTTGGACGGCCTGGGAAAGAGTTAGTTGTGGCTTAGTGGGGAAATCGCCAGAGTTGATGTCCAAAGCCTAGCCCTgccatttgtttacttgtttgatctgggcaagtcatttcacctgtCAGCCTTACATTTCTAATCTCTGAAGGGAGGATGACACAAACATTTCTCAGGGTTATTCTGAGTACTATAAAGAGACATCAATATGGTATGGCTACCTATCACCAGGCATGTGGTAAGGGCTCAATGCTCATTCGTCGGGCACCCAGCCCAGAGCCGCTCACCTTGTCCTTCAGGATATAGAGTGCCATGGGGCTCTTCCGTTCCTGCTCTCCACTTCGTGGGAGGGTGTCTGCTGCATAGGGCAAAGAACAGGGTGGCTGGCCCAGGTACAGAACCCTTCCACCAGCCAGCACCTAAACTCTTTGCTCCCCAAGTGGCCAGTTGAGGCCCCACCACAACCTCCACCAAAGGATACCCAGGGTCCTACCTTGGCTGCACCTCTCCCTGCTCTGCAGTCTTCGTGCAGttggtggaggaaggggccctgCAGAGCTGGCTTCCTTGTCTCCCAGTTCTGCCTTTTCCCAGCAGCCCACTGATCTGAGTGCCGCTGGGACGGGTGAGTGGGTGGCTGGGAGCTCACCTTCGGGTTTCAGGCGGTCATCATTCTGATCCATATATTCCAGGGAGTTTTGCTTTTCcagcttcctcttcttcctgcaaGTCAACCCACCACCCATGAACAGAGCTATGGAGTGTGAGCAGCAGAAAGTCTAGGGTGGGCACACGAGGGGGATCTGATGGTTGTAAAAGAGGTCTCGTAAGAGGAAGATGGACTGGGTGTGGTGGGAGTGAGATACTCTGTAAACTTTGGAATGAATCGCATCTAGGTTTGCATCCTGAGTCTGCTGCTAGTGTTGTGActatgggcaagtcatttaaccaaTCTGAGTCTCAGCATCATTATCTGTAAACTGCAGATAATCATACTTAAAAGGTAGCACTGCAATcacaagcacagtgcctggcccacaaaAGGTGCCCTACAAGTGAAACCATCATTAGTCGTGCTGGGGTTGTTGAGGGTTGAGAACACAGGCTGTGGTTCTGTCTATGACACACACAATGGTAAGATGGATCTCCTGGGAGGAAAGGCAtttaaagaaactaagaaaaacatAGAGCTTGGGGTTCGGTGGAGTGAAGGATTAGGGTGCTTGGGGGGTGGAAACTGGAGAGTTACCTAGACTTTTTGGAGGGTTTCCAGCAGGCACAGACTGTCACCAAGGTCACAAGAAGGAAGATGCCTCCTGTGGACAAGATGATGTAGAGGGAGCTTCTTCCTAGggagaggtggaggtgggagagccTTCAGAGGGGGCATTGGGTGTGGTGAGGAGAGCTTCCTGAGgcggaaggaagaggaaaggagccCCAGGCAGCATGGCTGGCCAGTGGCGGAGCTTGCCCAGAGCCCATTTCCCATCAGTTGCTGTCCACCACGGAGAGTTGacccatctctgcctctctctccctccagtgGCACTCTCTCTGGGATGTCCCTAGCCCCTTATTGGCACCTGCCTCTCAAGATTTTGAGTCCTGAGGGAGGGCATGCAGGGACACTCACTGTATACGGTGATCTTGATGGGCAGGCTGCGGCCCTGGCTGATGGGGTTCTCTACCACACAGCTGTACAGGTTGTCGTCCTCCATGAGCACACGGGTGATGGTGAGCACCTTTTGGTCGGGGGACAGGAGCATTCTCGAGTCATTGAGGAGGGGCTTGCCATCCTTCAGCCAGGTGTAGCTGGGCTTGGTGCCATTCTCGTGCGAGCAGTTCAGGGTGAAGTCCTCGCTGAGCTCCAGCACAGTGGTCGAGGCCACTAACACCTGTGGTCTTGAAATGGGCACTAAGCCCCAGGAGTTGGGGAGCCTGTGAGCcatgggccaaaaagcatctccCTTCCCCATTATAATTCTCTACTTTCCAACACATCACAACTCAATTTATGGTCTGAGAGGCCCCTTCAGAAATCGTCAGTCCAATTCTTTGCCATAATCCATACATCcagctattcattcattcactcactcatttatttaccaactatttgttgagcacctgctaagTTCAGGAAGTACAATGCTGAACAAGACAGCCATGGACCCTGCCCttactttcccttcctttcttccca
The Equus caballus isolate H_3958 breed thoroughbred chromosome 7, TB-T2T, whole genome shotgun sequence genome window above contains:
- the HEPN1 gene encoding LOW QUALITY PROTEIN: putative cancer susceptibility gene HEPN1 protein (The sequence of the model RefSeq protein was modified relative to this genomic sequence to represent the inferred CDS: deleted 2 bases in 1 codon; substituted 1 base at 1 genomic stop codon), with the translated sequence MTGALGVALWDGGGSELELRRLEVPGMQGPLEASGRRGQNTQRTSFSSRFLIALSPHTVDYCLSYELVKRRGHGHGLATQXPNLSVF
- the HEPACAM gene encoding hepatic and glial cell adhesion molecule isoform X1, whose product is MPSFTGTRRVRGRQDRLGHKLQFSVCPSPVPSLSPDPHLPLGVGLNADSKELLGPGGPSHWIHTRHYLLSRYPLPNWGCRALKLENARSEREERTSPAIHRALCIQREVGRVVFGQRNSEWYKGTCPEWRNHANCLHQSWRTPPKMKRERGALSRAFSALRLAPFIYLLLIQTEPLEGVNITSPVRLIHGTVGKSALLSVQYSSTSSDKPVVKWQLKRDKPVTVVQSIGTEVIGTLRPDYRDRIRLFENGSLLLSDLQLADEGTYEVEISITDDTFTGEKTINLTVDVPISRPQVLVASTTVLELSEDFTLNCSHENGTKPSYTWLKDGKPLLNDSRMLLSPDQKVLTITRVLMEDDNLYSCVVENPISQGRSLPIKITVYRRSSLYIILSTGGIFLLVTLVTVCACWKPSKKSRKKRKLEKQNSLEYMDQNDDRLKPEGELPATHSPVPAALRSVGCWEKAELGDKEASSAGPLPPPTARRLQSRERCSQADTLPRSGEQERKSPMALYILKDKDSPEPDENPTPESRDRSATEPGPPGYSVSPAVPGRSPGLPIRSARRYPRSPARSPATGRTHTSPPRAPGSPGRSRSASRTLRTAGVHLIREQDEAGPVEISA